The following proteins are encoded in a genomic region of Streptomyces lunaelactis:
- a CDS encoding pilus assembly protein TadG-related protein, whose amino-acid sequence MAGLLFLAFAYFVVGKYADQRNGAQGAADAAALAAARDARDQIVDELLAPKLPQDWAELILGQGPFDTDAACAAADEYAQKNDSDREGCDPYVGEYWGFTVGVATKKTIGDSVIPGTEDTKGKATARGVVVPKCSLSGAKLDCEGIDSLIDPDDLGSVPDLADLFTVRLIDAN is encoded by the coding sequence GTGGCGGGCCTGCTCTTCCTCGCGTTCGCGTATTTCGTGGTCGGCAAGTACGCCGACCAGCGAAACGGTGCCCAGGGTGCTGCCGACGCCGCCGCGCTGGCCGCAGCCCGGGATGCCCGGGACCAGATCGTGGACGAGCTGCTCGCGCCGAAGCTTCCGCAGGACTGGGCGGAGCTGATCCTCGGACAGGGCCCATTCGACACCGATGCCGCCTGCGCCGCCGCCGATGAATACGCGCAGAAGAACGACTCGGACAGGGAGGGCTGTGATCCCTACGTCGGGGAGTACTGGGGCTTCACCGTCGGAGTCGCAACCAAGAAGACCATCGGCGATTCGGTGATCCCCGGCACGGAGGACACGAAAGGCAAGGCAACGGCCAGAGGCGTTGTTGTGCCGAAATGCTCGTTGAGCGGCGCGAAGCTCGACTGTGAGGGCATTGACTCGTTGATCGATCCGGACGACCTCGGCAGCGTCCCCGACCTGGCCGATCTGTTCACCGTTCGTCTGATCGACGCGAACTGA